The sequence GTCAACGGCATCCCTCATCTGATCTTCAGACAAGACGGGAGTTAAAATGAATACCGTTTCGTACTGATTTTTGAATTCCATAGGTTAAAAATCCTTTTTTGTTTTGACAAGGCGCAAATTTAAAGATTCTGTTTTACTAATGCAAATAAAAAAGAGAGGCATTAGCCCCTCTTTTGGAAATATTTTGTTGTGTGATTTTTTATTTTACCACAAAAGAGCCTCGCCCAATTAGGTGTCCTTCGCAATAGAGCTCAACGACATGGGTTCCTTCGCGATACTCGCTGCCTTTGTCGTAGATGATGCTCACTTCTTGGCTGTTTTGGTCATACATGACTTGCTTGATGGTTGTGTAATTGAGGTTTTGTTGTTGTGCATCTTGAAAGCGTCCGCCGTCGGGTCCTACGAGCACCGCCCCGGAGGGTTCTATTAGGCGCAGGTAAATTTGGCGGGTTCCGGGTTTAGCGGCTTTATTTTCTGCCAAATTGAATACTATTTTCAGCTTGTCTATTTGGCGGGCGCGGTAGACATCGTCTTCTCGTTCGCGCCCACGTGAGTTGATTGCCAAAATGCGGATATTCTCGGCTTTCAGGATGGCGGCTTGTGCAAGGGTTTGTTCAAGCTTTTGCTTTTCTTTCTGCACACTGCTGATGGAGTCCACCAGCTTCATCTTTTCTTTCTTGGTTTCTACTACTTCTTCGTTCAGCTCATTGGCTATTTCGCGCCATTTTTCTAACTCTTTGTCTTTAGCTATGAGCAGCTCTTCGTAGGCTTTAATTTTTGCCTCATATTCGCGCAGCATGCGGGCATTGGCATTTTTGAGCTGCTCTTTGTCGCGTTCGAGCTGCTCTTTTACCTTGAGCAGGGCTTCGTAGTCCTGATTCAGGGCTTTGGCTTCCTCGATGCGCTTGTCGAGCTCTTGCGAGATGGAGTCAAGCTTGGCAGAGGTTTGGTTTATCTCTTCTTTGTATTCTTCAATGACCACCGCTTGTTGGTTGACATCTTTGTTACGTTGAACAAAGAGATAAAGCAAAATCAAATTGGTGAGAGTGAGCACTACTATAATGCCAATGAGCCACGCCTGGCGTTTTTCTTTTGACTTATTGTTTTGTTCCATAGTACGGCAAGTTGAGTTTAATTTTTAATTGTTTATGCTGCTAAAAAACATACGTTTTATACGGGATACTCGCAAAAATGATACAGGAAAAAATAACAACAGCCGGCAAAATGACGTCATATTTTTACATTATTCGTGCAAAATACCGGGCATGTTCAGTGCTTTGATGAGGGTAAGGTGGGCATCTTGTATGGAATCAGGCGGAAAAATGTACTTTTTGTCAAATATCTGTTTGTCTACATAATAACTCACCCAGTATTCGCTATATAGGCGGAATACATCCGGGTGGATGGGCTCTATCATGGCATAGCTGCCGGCGGGCAGCTCTTCGATGTGGTAGCGTAAGGTAGAGGTCTTTTTTTTCTCGCCATCTATTTCACCATACCCTTTTGCTGTAATCAAGATGGTATGAATAGGGTAGGGATTGGTATTCAGAATATAGACATACCACTCGTCTTCGGAAGTGAGGTTCTCTTTTTTTACGATGGCTACTTTGACTCCTTCTACACTTGGGAATTCTATATCTTTTTTCATGGTTTGTGTTTTTTAGGTAAAAACATCTTCTCTTGGCATAAAAGTTTTATTGTGCTTGGGCACCGATGCTCATGCTATGACTTTCATACAGATGGCATTCGAAGACTGTTTCAAAGTGGCGTTTTAGTTTTTCTTCTACTTCTTTGATGTCCACCTCATGCCCCATTTCTTTGGCAAGCGAGGTAACAGCTTTATCCTTGATGCCACAAGGTACTATGTAATTGAAATACTGCAGGTCGGTATTGATGTTGAAAGCAAAACCGTGCATGGTTACCCAGCGGCTGGTACGCACGCCTATAGCGCATATCTTGCGGGGCACTTCTCCGGCTTTGTAGCCGAGCCATACGCCGGTGAGACCTTCTATACGCCCGGCATCCAGTCCATACTCTGCCAAAGTGCGTATGACGACTTCTTCGATGCTGCGGATGTAGCGTCCTATGTCGGTGAAGAAGTTGTCGAGGTCCAAGATAGGATAGCCTACAATCTGCCCCGGACCGTGATACGTGATATCGCCACCCCGGTTGATTTTGTAAAAGCTGATGCCTTTGTCTTTCATCTGTT comes from Thermonema lapsum and encodes:
- the lipB gene encoding lipoyl(octanoyl) transferase LipB, coding for MKARQNRTVEFRHLGNIDYQEAWNYQSHLFDDIVEQKKANYSLPVEEQRLCPNYLLFCSHPHVFTLGKTGSLQHLLLNEQQMKDKGISFYKINRGGDITYHGPGQIVGYPILDLDNFFTDIGRYIRSIEEVVIRTLAEYGLDAGRIEGLTGVWLGYKAGEVPRKICAIGVRTSRWVTMHGFAFNINTDLQYFNYIVPCGIKDKAVTSLAKEMGHEVDIKEVEEKLKRHFETVFECHLYESHSMSIGAQAQ